A stretch of Rhododendron vialii isolate Sample 1 chromosome 4a, ASM3025357v1 DNA encodes these proteins:
- the LOC131322295 gene encoding uncharacterized protein LOC131322295, with the protein MVRTNLGTSVYLHFKKDMNGITTYKFERMYICWIALKKGFIEGCRPIIGVDGCHLKGPHCGQLLATVAIYGNNQIYPMAYTMVEVEDEASWSWFLEHLKNDLEIPNEPTFTIISNKQKCLINAINNLLPCVEHRHCVRLLHSNMKRAGYTGQAVKDRLWSLARATYMGRFKSLMEEFKKEDEGSIQVAC; encoded by the exons ATGGTTAGAACAAATCTAGGGACCTCTGTATACTTGCATTTTAAGAAAGATATGAATGGAATAACCACTTATAAGTTTGAAAGGATGTACATTTGCTGGATTGCATTAAAGAAGGGGTTCATTGAGGGTTGTAGGCCTATCATTGGAGTAGATGGTTGTCATTTGAAAGGCCCCCATTGTGGGCAATTGTTGGCTACAGTTGCCATATATGGGAATAACCAGATATATCCAATGGCTTATACAATGGTtgaggttgaagatgaggcaAGTTGGAGTTGGTTCTTGGAGCATTTGAAGAATGATCTTGAGATACCAAATGAACCAACATTCACAATCatttcaaataaacaaaag TGCCTAATCAATGCAATCAATAACTTGTTGCCTTGTGTGGAACACAGACATTGTGTTAGGCTTCTACACAGCAATATGAAGAGAGCTGGATATACCGGTCAAGCAGTTAAAGATAGGTTGTGGAGTCTTGCAAGAGCCACCTATATGGGGAGGTTTAAAAGCCTAATGGAAGAGTTCAAGAAAGAGGATGAGGGTAGCATTCAAGTGGCTTGCTAA